In Fibrobacter sp. UWH6, the following are encoded in one genomic region:
- a CDS encoding alpha-hydroxy-acid oxidizing protein: MNYSEVLENARKNIGPNCQVCPVCNGLACKNTMPGPGSKAPGNGANDNYNAWKKIKLNVDTFVPNTPIDTSTNLLGLKLSFPLITAPIGSIAMQFNPTDDVADFNEKCMAACETRGIFHAYGNGRDQRIWDRAIESGKAHGNNGIPVFNPGTNEGIMGLMDLYKDCLPQAMCVVVDSAGLPHLKTFNGKGGGTKTIEDLQELKAYAKVPFIVKGIMSARTALKAMEAGADAIIVSNHGGRVLSDTPATAEVLPEIVAAVKGANAASRAAGATSGATHQTKILVDGGIRSGLDVFKALAMGADACLICRPVLISYYGGGQEGIECYLDKIKAELEDTMYMCGARKIADIDRTMIRMG; this comes from the coding sequence TTATTCAGAAGTTTTGGAAAACGCCCGCAAGAACATTGGCCCCAATTGCCAGGTTTGCCCTGTCTGCAACGGTTTGGCCTGCAAGAACACTATGCCGGGCCCTGGCTCCAAGGCTCCGGGAAACGGTGCTAACGATAACTATAATGCTTGGAAAAAGATCAAGCTGAATGTGGACACTTTCGTGCCCAATACACCTATCGATACCAGCACCAATTTGCTGGGATTGAAGTTGAGTTTCCCTTTGATTACGGCTCCTATCGGGTCTATTGCCATGCAGTTTAACCCCACCGACGACGTGGCGGATTTCAACGAAAAGTGCATGGCCGCCTGCGAGACTCGTGGAATTTTCCATGCCTACGGCAATGGCCGCGACCAGCGTATTTGGGACCGTGCCATTGAATCGGGCAAGGCTCATGGGAACAATGGAATTCCTGTTTTCAATCCGGGAACCAACGAAGGTATCATGGGTTTGATGGACCTGTATAAGGATTGCTTACCGCAGGCCATGTGTGTGGTGGTGGATAGCGCAGGCCTTCCGCACTTAAAGACTTTTAACGGCAAGGGTGGCGGAACCAAGACTATCGAAGATCTGCAGGAATTGAAGGCTTATGCCAAGGTTCCCTTTATTGTCAAGGGCATCATGAGCGCACGTACCGCCCTGAAGGCCATGGAAGCCGGTGCCGATGCCATCATCGTTTCTAATCATGGTGGTCGTGTTCTGTCGGATACGCCCGCTACCGCCGAGGTTCTTCCGGAAATCGTCGCCGCTGTTAAGGGTGCCAACGCGGCAAGTCGCGCAGCGGGTGCAACTTCCGGCGCAACTCACCAGACCAAAATCCTCGTGGATGGCGGAATCCGCTCTGGCCTGGACGTTTTTAAAGCTCTCGCTATGGGCGCAGACGCCTGCCTCATTTGCCGCCCAGTGCTGATTTCTTACTACGGCGGCGGTCAGGAAGGCATTGAATGCTACCTGGATAAAATCAAGGCTGAACTTGAGGACACC